The genomic region ATCGAGTCCGGCCAGGCCAAGGGCTGCTTCGCGCACTTCGACGTTTTCTTTCCGACAGGCGGCCAAGAGCACTTCGACCCGCTCGGGATTGCGCGCCGAATACCCCTGGACCTCGAAGTCGATGGCGACCTCCTCCAGCGGATAGGGAATGTACTGGTCGGCCTCTATCTTGAGCTGGTTCTCCATATCATCGTCGGAGAGCCCGGCATCCATCTCGATGGTCTTGGTAATGACCGCCGAACCTGCCACCGCCACCGCGGCTTCGCGCGCACTGGTCCGGGCCTTTAGCAGCACGCGCGTCAGGGCCTGGCCAACCCCCTCGAGTTCGGCGATGTTTTTCTCGATCACGGCATTGGGCGGCAGCGGCTCCACCGCGTAGGACTCGACCCGATATCGATTGCCTGAGCGGCTCAATTCGAGGAGTTTCACGGAGGTGGAGCTGATGTCTATGCCCAGGAGCGAATGCGCTTTTTTGCCGAAGAGTCCAAGCACTACCGATTCCCTATTACTATCCGCGACTTACGGACCCTTTATGATGAAGGCATTTAATAGCAGTCTTGACATAAGCGCAAATGACGCTCAAGGCCAAAAATGCTTATAATGCCCCACGTTTTTCTCCGAGTCGTCGAACCAGCGCTTGCCTTGAATCTAGCCTGACGCCTAACTCATTCTTTTATCTGGAAATCCACAAGCCTTGATTCGTCTGCTGAAGTTTTTCGGGTGGTCTTTCGTCGCCGTGTTCTGCGGGCTGCTGCTCGTCCTGAGCGGTGCCTTCCTCTATCTTAGTCCGGGCCTGCCATCCGTGGAGGCTCTGAGAAGCATCCAGTTGCAGATTCCGCTGCGGGTCTACACCAGCGATGGCAAACTGATAGCAGAATTTGGCGAAATGCGCCGTTCCCCTATCCGTTTCGCCGACATTCCGCCGAACTTCATCAACGCCCTGCTGAGCGCCGAAGACGACAACTTCGCCAACCACTACGGCGTCGACCCCAGCAGCCTGATGCGCGCCGCGACCCAACTGGTCAAGAGCGGACACATCCAGTCCGGGGGCAGCACCATCACCATGCAGGTGGCGAAGAACTTCTTCCTGTCCAGCGAGCGCAGCTTTTCGCGCAAGACCAATGAAATTCTCCTGGCCCTGCAGATCGAACGTCAGCTGACCAAGGATGAAATCCTCGAGCTGTACGTGAACAAGATCTACCTGGGCAACCGCGCCTATGGTATCGAAGCCGCATCGCAGGTTTATTACGGCAAGTCGATCCGCGATATCAGCCTGGCCCAGATGGCCATGATCGCCGGCCTGCCCAAGGCTCCGTCGCGCTTCAACCCGCTGGCCAACCCGGTACGCGCCAAGGAACGCCGTGACTGGATCCTGGGCCGCATGTACAAGCTCGGCAAAATCGACGAAAGCGCCTACCAGACCGCCCTCGCCGAACCGATCAACGCCAGCTATCACGTGCCGACGCCGGAAGTGAACGCACCCTATATCGCCGAAATGGCCCGTGCCGAAATGGTCGGCCGTTATGGCAGCGAGGCCTATACCGAAGGTTTCCGCGTCACCACCACGGTACCGAGCAACCTGCAGGAAATGGCCAACCACGCGGTCCAGGAAGGTCTGATCAACTATGACCAGCGCCATGGCTACCGTGGCCCAGAGTCGCGCCTGCCGGGCAAGACCCAGGATGCCTGGAACCTTGAACTGAGCAAGCAGCGTCCCATCAGCGGGCTCGAGCCGGCGATCGTCACCCAGGTGGACAAAAATGCCCTGCATGTACTGACCCGCAACGGCATCGAAACCGTGGCCTGGGACACCATGAAGTGGGCCCGCCCCTACCTGAACACCAACAGCCTCGGGGCCGCGCCGAAACAGCCGGCGGACGTCGCCCAGGTCGGTGACCTGATCCGCGTCCAGCGCCAGACCGACAACAGCCTCAAGTTCAGCCAGATTCCGTCCGCCCAGAGCGCGCTGGTTTCGCTCGATCCGCAGAACGGCGCCATTCGCGCACTGGTCGGCGGCTTCGCCTTCGAGCAGAGCAACTACAACCGCGCCATGCAGGCCAAGCGCCAGCCGGGTTCGAGCTTCAAGCCGTTCATTTATAGTGCAGCCCTGGACAACGGCTACACCGCAGCCAGCCTGGTCAACGATGCGCCGATCGTGTTCGTCGACGAGTACCTGGACAAGGTCTGGCGGCCGAAGAACGACACCAACACCTTCCTCGGCCCGATCCGCCTGCGCGAAGCGCTGTACAAGTCGCGCAACCTGGTTTCGATCCGCCTGCTGCAAAGCCTCGGCGTCGACAAGACCATCGACTACATCGCCCGGTTCGGCTTCAACAAGCAGGACCTGCCGCGCAACCTGTCCCTGGCGCTGGGTACCGCGACGCTGACGCCAATGGAAATCGCCACCGGCTGGAGCACCTTCGCCAACGGCGGCTACAAGATCACGCCGTACCTGATCGACAAGATCGAAAGCCGTAATGGCGAGACCCTGTTCGTCGCCAACCCGCCAAGCGTACCGACCGGCACCGCAGCCAGCAGCGGCATCGCGGCCCCAAGCCATACGACCTTCACCATCAACAGCAGCAGTGAAGTACCGGCGCCGGCCGCCCAGGCACCGGCTGTCGCCGAGCGGATCGTCGACGGACGCACTACCTACATCCTCAACAGCATGCTCGAGGACGTGATCAAGCTCGGTACCGGCCGTCGCGCCCTGGCCCTGGGCCGCAGCGACCTGGCCGGCAAGACCGGTACCACCAACGAATCCAAGGATGCCTGGTTCAGCGGCTACAACGCCGACTACGTGACTACTGTCTGGACCGGCTTCGACCAGCCTGAAAGCCTCGGTCGGCGCGAGTTCGGCGGCACGGTGGCGCTGCCGATCTGGATGGACTACATGGGCGCCGCGCTCAAGGACAAGCCTGCGCATACCCAGGCCGAGCCGGAAGGCATCCTCAGCTTGCGGGTCGACCCGGTCAGCGGGCGCGCCGCAGTGCCGGGCACGCCAAATGCCTACTTCGAGCTGTTCAAGAGCGAGGACACGCCGCCGTCGGTCAACGAACTGGGCACTGGCGGT from Pseudomonas asplenii harbors:
- a CDS encoding penicillin-binding protein 1A — encoded protein: MRLLKFFGWSFVAVFCGLLLVLSGAFLYLSPGLPSVEALRSIQLQIPLRVYTSDGKLIAEFGEMRRSPIRFADIPPNFINALLSAEDDNFANHYGVDPSSLMRAATQLVKSGHIQSGGSTITMQVAKNFFLSSERSFSRKTNEILLALQIERQLTKDEILELYVNKIYLGNRAYGIEAASQVYYGKSIRDISLAQMAMIAGLPKAPSRFNPLANPVRAKERRDWILGRMYKLGKIDESAYQTALAEPINASYHVPTPEVNAPYIAEMARAEMVGRYGSEAYTEGFRVTTTVPSNLQEMANHAVQEGLINYDQRHGYRGPESRLPGKTQDAWNLELSKQRPISGLEPAIVTQVDKNALHVLTRNGIETVAWDTMKWARPYLNTNSLGAAPKQPADVAQVGDLIRVQRQTDNSLKFSQIPSAQSALVSLDPQNGAIRALVGGFAFEQSNYNRAMQAKRQPGSSFKPFIYSAALDNGYTAASLVNDAPIVFVDEYLDKVWRPKNDTNTFLGPIRLREALYKSRNLVSIRLLQSLGVDKTIDYIARFGFNKQDLPRNLSLALGTATLTPMEIATGWSTFANGGYKITPYLIDKIESRNGETLFVANPPSVPTGTAASSGIAAPSHTTFTINSSSEVPAPAAQAPAVAERIVDGRTTYILNSMLEDVIKLGTGRRALALGRSDLAGKTGTTNESKDAWFSGYNADYVTTVWTGFDQPESLGRREFGGTVALPIWMDYMGAALKDKPAHTQAEPEGILSLRVDPVSGRAAVPGTPNAYFELFKSEDTPPSVNELGTGGSAPGSPLPADESAPIDLF